Part of the Ignavibacterium album JCM 16511 genome, ATGTTCAGACAGGAACGACCGCAGGCAGGAAGACTTCGTCAGTTCCATCAGTTTGGTGCTGAAGCACTCGGCAGCTCTTCACCGTTGTTGGATGCAGAAATGATTGAAATGGCTTTTGAAATTTTAAGATCGCTTGGATTGAAAGACTTATCTGTAAAGATAAATTCACTCGGAATTCCCTCTGCAAGGGAAAATTATAAAAGTGAATTGAGAAAATATTTATCCGATAAGAAAAATAAACTTACTGAAGAAAGTAAAATCAGATTTGAAAAAAATATTTTGAGAATTTTCGATAGTAAAGCCGAACAAGACCAGGAAATAATGAAAAACGCTCCTTTGCTTATTGATTATCTTGATGCTGAAAGTAAAAATGATTTTGAAGTTGTTAAAACTTATCTGAAAAATCTTAATATTCCTTTTGAAGTTGAACCTAAACTTGTTCGCGGATTGGATTACTACACTAAAACAACTTTCGAAATTATCAGCGGCAAAGTAGGTGCACAGAGTTCACTTTGCGGTGGAGGAAGATACGATTTACTTGTCGGAGAGCTTGGTGGTAAACCAACTCCGGGCGTCGGCTTTGCAGCAGGAATGGAAAGAATTCTTCTCGCCTGTGAGAATGAAAATGTGTTGAATCCTCCTGAACCATCAATTGACATATATCTTGTTAGAATTGATAATGATTTGCTTTTAAAGATTTCTGAGCTTGCTTCATATCTGAGAAAAAATGATTTAACTGTTGATTATGATTATCTCAACAGAAGTGTTAAAGCACAAATGCGTGAAGCAAATAAAATGAATGCAAGATTTGTTTTATTTGTCGGCGGCGATGAATTTAAGAATGACGAACTCGTTTTAAAGAATTTATCAACAGGTCATCAGGAAAACATTAAATTAAATGAGTTGAATAAACTCATTAGTAGACTTAAGAATTATGTCGCTTAAAAAACCAAAGGAAGTTCCTAAGATTCCCAAAGCAAGGGAAAAGACTATTGATAAACTCAAGAAAGCAATTCCTAAAAAGAAAAAGGAAGAGATTGAATTCAACTGCAAAATTTATTTTCATTTTGATTCTGTTTCTAAAAAACAAAAGTATCGTTTTCAGTTAGAAACTCTGAAAATTTTTTCTGCTTTGAATTATAAAATTTCTACTCAATCAAGAAAAGAAAAAAATGAAATTGACATTAGCGTATTAGGTTTAACGGCACAGAATGATTATCTGGTTCAGGCTCAACCAGCAACAGCTGAAATAGATTTTGAAGATCTCTTCGGCGAATACACTTTGAACATCATCAAACAGGATGGAAGTATTAATTCAGCAATTCTGGATTTAAACATTTTCAAAAAAGAAATTGAAATTGTAAAAGAGTTTCTCCCTCAGAAAAAGAATAATGGAAAGTTCTGCACATTTGAAATTGATAAATCAATGTTTTCATTCTCAAGTGAATTTGTTTAAAGATGAATCTTATAATCGGAAGAAAACCTGT contains:
- the hisS gene encoding histidine--tRNA ligase, yielding MIKAITGTKDILPTEIRKWYHLENLVKKIFHNFNYKEIRTPVIEETSLFARGIGEETDIVSKEMYTFKDRSDTSVTLKPEMTAGVVRAFIEHSLGEKQPLTKLFYISPMFRQERPQAGRLRQFHQFGAEALGSSSPLLDAEMIEMAFEILRSLGLKDLSVKINSLGIPSARENYKSELRKYLSDKKNKLTEESKIRFEKNILRIFDSKAEQDQEIMKNAPLLIDYLDAESKNDFEVVKTYLKNLNIPFEVEPKLVRGLDYYTKTTFEIISGKVGAQSSLCGGGRYDLLVGELGGKPTPGVGFAAGMERILLACENENVLNPPEPSIDIYLVRIDNDLLLKISELASYLRKNDLTVDYDYLNRSVKAQMREANKMNARFVLFVGGDEFKNDELVLKNLSTGHQENIKLNELNKLISRLKNYVA